One region of Glutamicibacter sp. B1 genomic DNA includes:
- the glmM gene encoding phosphoglucosamine mutase has product MARLFGTDGVRGKANELLTPELALELAQAASVVLGLSQPEDGRKPVAVVAKDPRISGDFLSAAIEAGLAASGVDVMDAGTLPTPAAAFLVGDLNADFGVMISASHNAAPDNGIKFLARGGKKLDDSLEDAIEACLKMPKPRPTGGEVGRVARFADAEDRYIMHLLQALPNRLDGLKVVLDCAHGAASGCSPEVFKAAGAEAIVIGADPDGININDGYGSTHLEKLQAAVLEHNADLGIAHDGDADRCLAVDHEGTIVDGDQIMAIMALDMKDRGELKDDTLVATVMSNLGLKLAMEAAGITLKQTGVGDRYVLEGMHEGNYSLGGEQSGHVIFSKHATTGDGVLTGLMIAARVKATGKSLKELASVLTVLPQVLINVRGVDKAAAPECEPLLNDIVAAEARLGSTGRVLLRPSGTEPVVRVMVEAATHDQAQAEAEALAASVKEHLSL; this is encoded by the coding sequence ATGGCAAGATTATTTGGGACCGATGGGGTCCGAGGAAAAGCAAACGAACTGTTAACTCCCGAGTTAGCGTTGGAACTGGCGCAGGCAGCTTCTGTGGTGCTGGGTCTAAGCCAACCAGAAGATGGGCGTAAGCCTGTCGCAGTGGTGGCCAAGGACCCACGGATCAGTGGCGACTTCCTGTCCGCAGCAATCGAAGCTGGCCTAGCCGCTTCGGGCGTGGACGTCATGGATGCAGGAACGCTGCCAACTCCCGCAGCAGCCTTCCTGGTTGGGGACCTGAACGCCGACTTTGGCGTGATGATCTCCGCGTCGCACAACGCAGCTCCAGATAACGGTATTAAGTTCTTGGCCCGCGGTGGCAAGAAGCTTGATGACTCTCTGGAAGACGCCATTGAAGCGTGTCTGAAGATGCCCAAGCCTCGCCCAACCGGTGGCGAAGTAGGACGCGTGGCACGATTCGCTGACGCCGAAGACCGTTACATCATGCATCTGCTTCAGGCACTGCCTAACCGCCTCGACGGTCTTAAGGTCGTCTTGGACTGCGCTCACGGTGCAGCTTCGGGTTGCTCCCCAGAGGTATTTAAGGCAGCAGGCGCTGAAGCTATAGTCATTGGTGCAGATCCAGATGGCATCAACATCAATGATGGTTATGGATCTACCCACCTTGAGAAGTTGCAGGCTGCCGTGCTGGAGCACAACGCAGACCTAGGCATCGCTCACGACGGTGACGCAGACCGTTGCCTTGCCGTAGACCACGAAGGCACCATCGTCGATGGTGACCAGATCATGGCCATCATGGCACTGGACATGAAGGACCGCGGTGAGCTGAAGGATGACACCCTCGTAGCTACCGTGATGAGCAACCTTGGCTTGAAGCTTGCCATGGAAGCCGCTGGCATCACCTTGAAGCAGACCGGTGTTGGTGACCGTTACGTTCTTGAAGGAATGCACGAAGGAAACTACTCGCTTGGCGGCGAGCAGTCAGGCCACGTGATCTTCTCCAAGCACGCAACCACCGGTGACGGCGTACTTACGGGTCTAATGATCGCAGCCCGTGTGAAAGCTACCGGAAAGTCGTTGAAGGAACTTGCTTCGGTGCTCACGGTCCTGCCACAAGTACTGATCAACGTACGTGGTGTGGACAAGGCTGCCGCACCAGAGTGCGAACCACTGCTAAACGACATCGTTGCTGCGGAAGCACGTCTTGGCTCCACGG
- the rpsI gene encoding 30S ribosomal protein S9: MAQNAEETTEFEGETPSTYTTETSASAAVAETERAPLTVPGAAVGRRKQAIARVRLVPGSGKWTVNGRELDNFFPNKLHQQDVNEPFKVLGLEGAYDVIARINGGGISGQAGALRLGIARALNEIDRDANRATLKKAGYLTRDARVIERKKAGLKKARKASQFSKR, translated from the coding sequence GTGGCTCAGAACGCTGAAGAAACCACTGAATTCGAAGGCGAGACCCCTTCGACCTACACCACCGAGACCTCTGCTTCCGCTGCAGTTGCTGAAACCGAACGTGCTCCATTGACCGTTCCAGGTGCAGCAGTTGGCCGTCGCAAGCAGGCTATCGCCCGCGTTCGCCTGGTACCAGGCTCCGGCAAGTGGACCGTTAACGGTCGCGAGCTGGACAACTTCTTCCCAAACAAGCTGCACCAGCAGGATGTTAACGAGCCTTTCAAGGTTCTGGGTCTAGAAGGCGCATACGACGTTATCGCACGCATCAACGGCGGCGGCATCTCCGGTCAGGCTGGCGCACTGCGCCTGGGCATCGCCCGTGCACTGAACGAGATCGACCGCGACGCTAACCGCGCCACCCTGAAGAAGGCCGGTTACCTGACCCGTGACGCACGCGTCATCGAGCGTAAGAAGGCTGGTCTGAAGAAGGCACGTAAGGCTTCGCAGTTCTCGAAGCGCTAA
- the rplM gene encoding 50S ribosomal protein L13: MRTYTPKPADQTRQWYVIDATDVVLGRLAVQAATLLRGKHKPTFAAHMDMGDHVIIINAEKVALTGKKLENKRAYRHSGFPGGLKSVNYADLLEKNPVLAVEKAIKGMLPKNKLSAAQLSKLKVYRGAEHPHAAQSPKALEITQVAQ, from the coding sequence GTGCGTACGTACACCCCAAAGCCGGCTGACCAGACTCGTCAGTGGTATGTCATTGACGCCACCGATGTAGTACTCGGCCGTCTCGCCGTCCAGGCCGCAACCCTGCTGCGCGGCAAGCACAAGCCAACCTTCGCTGCACACATGGACATGGGCGACCATGTCATCATCATCAATGCAGAAAAGGTTGCACTGACCGGTAAGAAGCTTGAGAACAAGCGCGCTTACCGCCACTCCGGTTTCCCAGGTGGCTTGAAGAGCGTCAACTATGCAGACCTGCTGGAGAAGAACCCAGTTTTGGCTGTAGAGAAGGCAATCAAGGGCATGCTGCCTAAGAACAAGCTGTCTGCTGCTCAGCTCTCGAAGCTGAAGGTATACCGCGGCGCCGAGCACCCACACGCTGCTCAGTCGCCAAAGGCACTGGAAATCACCCAGGTCGCTCAGTAG
- the truA gene encoding tRNA pseudouridine(38-40) synthase TruA — MSTQPDIIDPLGTSALGSTETPAWIRMQMVLSYDGAAYSGWARQPNVIGVQQLVEDALEMLVRRRIRVVVAGRTDAGVHARRQVVHFDLTEAEYDGLPRKAPLDPGPALVRRINGILGREDGAVWVHEAHRAPEGFDARFSALARRYSYRIADGQHRWDPLTRHLTTWHREELDVEAMNREAQTVLGRHDFLTYCKPRPHATTIRTLQEFTFTRGEDGLILAHLKADAFCHNMVRALIGAAMMVGDGREQPGFMAARLEEMVRDSKTKLSHPRALVLEEVYYPEAEQLAARALQTRALRSDDEVKDASAEG; from the coding sequence ATGAGCACGCAGCCTGACATCATCGATCCGCTGGGAACTTCCGCACTAGGAAGTACTGAAACTCCCGCTTGGATCAGGATGCAAATGGTGCTCAGTTACGATGGCGCCGCCTACAGCGGTTGGGCTCGGCAACCGAATGTCATCGGTGTTCAGCAACTGGTTGAAGACGCATTGGAAATGTTGGTTCGCCGTCGAATCCGTGTTGTTGTTGCGGGACGCACCGATGCGGGAGTTCACGCGCGCCGACAGGTGGTGCACTTTGATCTTACTGAAGCTGAGTATGATGGTCTGCCACGTAAAGCGCCCTTAGATCCAGGCCCAGCATTGGTCCGTCGTATCAACGGCATTCTTGGCCGAGAGGACGGAGCCGTATGGGTTCACGAAGCTCACCGCGCACCCGAAGGGTTTGATGCACGTTTCTCGGCACTGGCCCGCCGATACTCATACCGAATTGCTGATGGACAGCATCGTTGGGATCCACTGACCCGCCACTTGACCACGTGGCACCGAGAAGAGCTCGATGTTGAAGCCATGAACCGGGAAGCGCAGACTGTGCTGGGACGCCACGACTTCCTGACCTACTGCAAGCCTCGCCCGCATGCGACAACTATTCGTACACTGCAGGAATTCACCTTCACCCGTGGTGAAGACGGTTTGATCCTTGCGCATCTGAAAGCCGATGCTTTCTGCCACAATATGGTCCGCGCGCTCATCGGCGCAGCGATGATGGTGGGCGATGGTCGGGAGCAGCCCGGATTCATGGCAGCGCGACTGGAAGAAATGGTTCGCGACTCCAAGACCAAGCTTTCACACCCTCGCGCCCTGGTGCTTGAGGAAGTTTATTATCCTGAAGCTGAACAGCTAGCAGCCCGGGCCTTGCAGACGCGCGCGCTGCGTAGCGATGATGAAGTCAAAGACGCCTCTGCGGAAGGCTGA